A stretch of Leptospira andrefontaineae DNA encodes these proteins:
- a CDS encoding methyl-accepting chemotaxis protein — protein sequence MSIRARISLYLSLVLFLGFAVLTAINSVISYRSLHSEIESGSALSAERYTFEVKDYLDTAMGMTRGFRMLLIFSNPKREEVINTMLEILHRNTKWFGMWVVYEPNAFDGADAQYKNKKGHDSTGRFVTYVHSVKSVTDAVIEPSINYEATDGTADFYQIPKKTMEPLVTDPYTYTAGGKQVQMISLCVPVSNGGKFWGVLGLDITTAQLQETMGNIKPFRGLGYLALISPKGIYAANGGDPSLVGKVIPDAEELKLVQTKSEEHERFTYESDGNTHHFFPFKIGKGQKQWIMQISIPNSIFAKELLSVLFQNAVSSLLIVSMIVIVLHFIFQKLISAGLLKAIGFSEEIAKGNLLASSDYDRKDEIGALLAAMNTMREHLFGVVKEIGFSTNKLAGTAEKMAVSSRNFSDVAQTQASAAEECSAAVEELAASAQNVGKSMQRAVSSMREIDGNVILLKEQIASINAEMQSLVSLAASSKDEAVTGESAMSTSNRAMGAIGDSASRINEILSLITEISEKTNLLALNAAIEAARAGEAGKGFAVVAEEIGKLASQTSSSVQEIGGLVNSTNTAVLDGNKKMGEASQILQRIKERVDEFDKSAKAVLSSVKTQESNTKEIAESANSLMTFSLQIEEAVTEQRRATEEITKTIVNISEGTQDIATGADDLTTFSGDMHGQSEQLSNLIGKFKVS from the coding sequence TCAATTCGGTGATCTCATATCGCAGTTTGCATTCCGAGATCGAGTCCGGTTCTGCATTAAGCGCGGAAAGATATACTTTTGAAGTAAAAGATTATCTGGATACCGCTATGGGAATGACCAGAGGTTTCAGGATGCTTCTTATCTTCTCCAATCCTAAGAGAGAAGAGGTAATCAATACGATGCTCGAGATCCTACATCGGAATACTAAATGGTTCGGAATGTGGGTAGTGTACGAACCGAATGCATTCGACGGTGCGGACGCTCAGTATAAAAATAAGAAAGGTCATGATTCCACAGGAAGATTCGTGACTTACGTTCATTCCGTAAAATCAGTTACGGATGCAGTCATAGAACCTTCTATCAATTATGAGGCAACTGATGGAACTGCAGACTTCTATCAGATCCCTAAAAAGACAATGGAACCTTTGGTAACGGATCCATATACGTACACAGCCGGTGGAAAACAAGTGCAGATGATCTCTCTTTGTGTTCCTGTAAGTAATGGTGGAAAGTTTTGGGGAGTTCTTGGGTTGGACATTACTACCGCTCAATTACAAGAGACTATGGGAAATATAAAACCATTCCGGGGTTTAGGATATCTTGCTCTTATTTCTCCTAAAGGAATTTACGCTGCTAATGGTGGTGATCCTAGTTTAGTAGGTAAGGTAATCCCGGACGCAGAAGAATTAAAGTTAGTCCAAACTAAATCGGAAGAACACGAACGGTTTACATATGAATCTGATGGTAATACTCATCATTTCTTTCCATTCAAGATCGGTAAAGGACAGAAACAATGGATCATGCAGATCAGTATTCCTAATTCTATTTTTGCGAAGGAACTATTAAGTGTACTTTTTCAGAATGCTGTCTCTTCTCTACTCATTGTGAGTATGATAGTGATTGTTCTTCATTTTATATTCCAAAAATTGATCTCCGCGGGCTTATTAAAAGCGATCGGCTTTTCAGAAGAAATCGCGAAAGGAAATTTACTCGCTTCGTCCGATTATGATCGTAAGGACGAGATAGGTGCGTTATTAGCTGCGATGAATACGATGAGAGAACATCTATTCGGCGTGGTGAAAGAGATAGGATTTTCCACAAATAAGTTAGCCGGAACAGCGGAGAAAATGGCTGTTTCTTCTCGGAATTTTTCCGATGTGGCACAAACCCAAGCCTCAGCAGCTGAAGAATGTTCCGCAGCAGTAGAGGAATTGGCTGCTTCTGCCCAAAACGTTGGTAAGTCTATGCAGAGAGCTGTCTCTAGTATGAGAGAGATTGACGGAAACGTTATTTTATTAAAAGAACAGATTGCGAGTATCAATGCAGAGATGCAAAGTCTGGTGAGTCTGGCGGCTTCTTCCAAAGATGAGGCTGTTACCGGAGAATCCGCGATGAGCACTTCTAACCGTGCCATGGGTGCGATTGGAGACAGTGCTTCCCGTATTAATGAGATACTTTCTTTGATCACTGAGATCTCCGAAAAAACAAATCTTCTCGCATTGAATGCGGCGATAGAAGCAGCAAGAGCGGGAGAAGCAGGAAAAGGATTTGCGGTAGTCGCAGAAGAGATCGGAAAACTTGCTTCCCAAACTTCCAGCTCGGTCCAAGAGATCGGTGGACTAGTCAATTCTACAAACACTGCAGTTTTGGATGGAAACAAAAAAATGGGAGAAGCGTCTCAGATACTACAAAGGATCAAGGAGAGGGTAGACGAATTCGACAAATCAGCAAAAGCAGTTTTGAGTTCTGTTAAAACTCAGGAATCCAATACCAAAGAGATCGCAGAAAGTGCAAATTCCCTGATGACTTTCAGTCTTCAGATCGAAGAGGCAGTGACGGAACAAAGAAGAGCAACGGAGGAGATCACCAAAACTATCGTAAATATCTCGGAAGGTACACAGGATATTGCGACCGGTGCAGACGATCTTACTACATTCTCCGGGGATATGCATGGGCAATCCGAGCAATTATCCAATCTAATAGGAAAATTCAAAGTTAGCTAG